One window of Nocardioides dongkuii genomic DNA carries:
- a CDS encoding Lrp/AsnC family transcriptional regulator: protein MNPSEVEGTDRLILELLAADGRMSFTDLGKATGLSTSAVHQRVKRLEQRGLILGYGARVNHEELGMPLTAFISIRPIDPSQPDDSPERLRDIAEIESCWSVAGEESYVLKVRVATPRHLEELLARIRAAGNVSTRTTIVLSTFYENRPVGVEGPH, encoded by the coding sequence GTGAACCCCTCCGAGGTCGAAGGCACCGATCGGTTGATCCTCGAGCTCCTGGCCGCCGACGGCCGGATGTCCTTCACCGACCTCGGCAAGGCCACCGGGCTGTCCACCTCGGCGGTCCACCAGCGGGTCAAGCGGCTCGAGCAGCGGGGCCTGATCCTCGGGTACGGCGCGCGGGTGAACCACGAGGAGCTCGGGATGCCGCTCACGGCGTTCATCTCGATCCGCCCGATCGACCCCTCCCAGCCCGACGACTCCCCGGAGCGGCTGCGCGACATCGCCGAGATCGAGTCGTGCTGGTCGGTCGCGGGGGAGGAGTCCTACGTGCTCAAGGTCCGGGTCGCCACCCCGCGCCACCTCGAGGAGCTGCTGGCCCGCATCCGCGCCGCCGGCAACGTCTCCACGCGCACCACGATCGTGCTCTCCACGTTCTACGAGAACCGGCCGGTCGGGGTCGAGGGCCCGCACTGA
- a CDS encoding 5'-3' exonuclease: protein MLLDTASMYFRAFFGVPEITAPDGTPVNAVRGLMDFISRLVDQYHPSDLVCCWDNDWRPQWRVDLIPTYKAHRVVEEVETAPDVEEVEDALQVQVPIILDVLDAFGIRVIGHDGYEADDVIGTLATNAGQPVDIVTGDRDLFQLVDDEADVRVLYIARGVGNHERVTNQWVRDKYGIDARQYADFATMRGDASDGLPGVKGVGEKTAATLLERFGDMPGIIAAANDPDSDMGPGPRGKIKAAADYLEVAPTVVAVARDLPLDRGDVLLPAKPRDEQKVRELAERWGLESPTERLVQALDR, encoded by the coding sequence ATGCTCCTCGACACCGCCTCGATGTACTTCCGGGCGTTCTTCGGGGTCCCCGAGATCACGGCGCCGGACGGGACCCCGGTCAACGCCGTCCGCGGGCTGATGGACTTCATCAGCCGACTCGTCGACCAGTACCACCCCAGCGACCTGGTCTGCTGCTGGGACAACGACTGGCGCCCGCAGTGGCGGGTCGACCTGATCCCGACGTACAAGGCCCACCGCGTCGTCGAGGAGGTCGAGACCGCGCCCGACGTCGAGGAGGTCGAGGATGCCCTGCAGGTGCAGGTGCCGATCATCCTCGACGTGCTCGACGCCTTCGGGATCCGGGTGATCGGGCACGACGGGTACGAGGCCGACGACGTGATCGGCACCCTCGCCACGAACGCCGGCCAGCCGGTGGACATCGTGACCGGCGACCGCGACCTGTTCCAGCTCGTCGACGACGAGGCCGACGTCCGCGTCCTCTACATCGCCCGCGGGGTCGGCAACCACGAGCGGGTGACCAACCAGTGGGTGCGCGACAAGTACGGCATCGACGCACGCCAGTACGCCGACTTCGCAACCATGCGCGGCGACGCCTCGGACGGCCTGCCCGGCGTCAAGGGCGTCGGTGAGAAGACCGCCGCCACGCTGCTGGAGCGGTTCGGGGACATGCCCGGGATCATCGCCGCGGCCAACGACCCCGACTCCGACATGGGCCCGGGGCCGCGCGGCAAGATCAAGGCCGCCGCCGACTACCTCGAGGTCGCCCCGACGGTCGTGGCGGTCGCGCGCGACCTGCCGCTCGACCGCGGCGACGTGCTCCTCCCGGCGAAGCCGCGCGACGAGCAGAAGGTCCGCGAGCTCGCGGAGCGGTGGGGCCTGGAGTCCCCGACCGAGCGCTTGGTGCAGGCGCTCGACCGCTGA
- a CDS encoding SDR family oxidoreductase — translation MDRIAIVGGHGHVARHLLVELRRTEHTPVALVRKEEYRDELESRGAVVRLLDIEQQDADAFAAAFEGCTAVVFAAGGGPDGNIERKRTVDLEGSLKSIEGARIAGVRRFVQISAIGVDDPIPDDTEDVWRAYVEAKRDADAALRDSGLDWTIIRPGALTDEPATGLVTLGEDVPRGSVTRADVAAVVAAVLDTPESIGHQWALVNGDTPVHDAVHAAAGR, via the coding sequence ATGGACCGCATCGCGATCGTCGGGGGCCACGGACACGTGGCCCGTCACCTGCTCGTCGAGCTCCGCCGCACCGAGCACACGCCCGTGGCGCTGGTGCGCAAGGAGGAGTACCGCGACGAGCTCGAGAGCCGCGGGGCCGTCGTCCGGCTGCTCGACATCGAGCAGCAGGACGCCGACGCCTTCGCCGCGGCGTTCGAGGGCTGCACGGCCGTCGTCTTCGCTGCCGGCGGCGGCCCCGACGGCAACATCGAGCGCAAGCGCACCGTCGACCTCGAGGGCTCGCTGAAGTCGATCGAGGGCGCCCGGATCGCCGGCGTACGACGCTTCGTGCAGATCTCCGCCATCGGCGTCGACGACCCGATCCCCGACGACACCGAGGACGTGTGGCGCGCGTACGTCGAGGCGAAGCGCGACGCCGACGCCGCCCTGCGCGACAGCGGGCTGGACTGGACGATCATCCGCCCCGGCGCGCTCACCGACGAGCCCGCCACCGGCCTGGTCACCCTCGGCGAGGACGTCCCGCGCGGCTCCGTCACCCGCGCCGACGTGGCCGCCGTCGTCGCCGCCGTGCTCGACACCCCCGAGTCGATCGGCCACCAGTGGGCCCTGGTCAACGGCGACACCCCCGTCCACGACGCCGTGCACGCCGCCGCCGGGCGCTGA
- a CDS encoding DEAD/DEAH box helicase, whose product MSTGELSPAERYASYRQHREHPVLKDFQALHDFPLDDFQLRACREIEEGRGVLVAAPTGSGKTIVGEFAIHLALQTGRKAFYTTPIKALSNQKYHDLVARYGPDQVGLLTGDNTVNGEAPIVVMTTEVLRNMLYAGSRTLLGLGFVVMDEVHYLADRSRGAVWEEVIIHLPESVALVSLSATVSNAEEFGEWLATVRGETATILEERRPVPLYQHVMVGKRLLDLFADSDVDAAAGFVKEGAPVNGELMKVARDDWASSRMKDRRSPRDRRPGPKQVGNGRRVWIPSRYDVIDRLDREGLLPAIVFIFSRVGCDAAVTQCLNAGVRLTTPEERDTIYAYVEASCRHLPDEDLHVLGYHDFLDGLTRGVAAHHAGMLPAFKQCVEELFLRGLCKVVFATETLALGINMPARTVVIEKLSKWNGETHADITPGEYTQLTGRAGRRGLDTEGHGVVLWQPGMNPREVAGLASTRTYPLRSSFRPSYNMAVNLVHQFGRDRSRELLEQSFAQFQADKAVVGLARQLRKAEDALDGYRESATCHLGDFMEYAALRRRISDVEKDANRARKADRRDEALESLRALRPGDVIQVPTGKFAGYAVVVDPGWSEEGPRPYVVTADRQARRLAMIDFSAPVQSLGRIRIPKNFNGRNPQMRRDLASALRSRTHDLAPPPPGRRTPDRSALARSAADDEVAELRAQLKAHPCHDCPDREDHARWAERWFKLHRDAQTLKRRVEQRTNTVARQFDRVCEVLTALDYLDGETVTPRGRHLMRLYSDMDLLAAECIRQGLWDDLDPSGLAAVLSVLVFEARRPDDASSPRLPGGQVRDTIGAMVRLWGDLDRLEKDHKLDFLRQPDLGFAWIAYRWSEGDELDDVLGASELAAGDFVRWMKQLLDLAGQVADAAGDSPLRQTARDVVRRVRRGVVAYSGLAADD is encoded by the coding sequence ATGAGCACCGGCGAGCTGTCCCCGGCGGAGCGCTACGCGTCGTACCGGCAGCACCGGGAGCACCCGGTCCTCAAGGACTTCCAGGCCCTGCACGACTTCCCTCTCGACGACTTCCAGCTGCGCGCCTGCCGGGAGATCGAGGAGGGCCGCGGCGTGCTCGTCGCGGCGCCGACCGGCTCCGGCAAGACGATCGTCGGCGAGTTCGCGATCCACCTGGCGCTGCAGACCGGCCGCAAGGCGTTCTACACGACGCCGATCAAGGCGCTCTCGAACCAGAAGTACCACGACCTGGTCGCCCGCTACGGCCCCGACCAGGTCGGCCTGCTCACCGGCGACAACACCGTCAACGGCGAGGCGCCGATCGTCGTGATGACGACCGAGGTGCTGCGCAACATGCTGTACGCCGGGTCGCGGACGCTCCTGGGCCTCGGGTTCGTGGTGATGGACGAGGTGCACTACCTCGCCGACCGGTCCCGCGGCGCGGTGTGGGAGGAGGTGATCATCCACCTGCCCGAGTCGGTGGCGCTGGTCTCGCTCTCCGCGACGGTCTCGAACGCCGAGGAGTTCGGCGAGTGGCTGGCCACCGTGCGCGGCGAGACCGCGACCATCCTCGAGGAGCGGCGCCCGGTGCCGCTCTACCAGCACGTGATGGTCGGCAAGCGGCTCCTGGACCTGTTCGCCGACTCCGACGTCGACGCGGCCGCCGGCTTCGTCAAGGAGGGCGCCCCGGTCAACGGCGAGCTGATGAAGGTCGCCCGCGACGACTGGGCCTCCTCCCGGATGAAGGACCGCCGATCTCCTCGTGACCGGCGCCCGGGCCCCAAGCAGGTCGGCAACGGCCGCCGGGTGTGGATCCCCAGCCGGTACGACGTGATCGACCGCCTGGACCGCGAGGGCCTGCTCCCGGCGATCGTGTTCATCTTCAGCCGGGTCGGGTGCGACGCGGCGGTGACGCAGTGCCTGAACGCCGGCGTACGGCTGACCACGCCGGAGGAGCGCGACACGATCTACGCCTACGTCGAGGCCAGCTGCCGGCACCTGCCCGACGAGGACCTGCACGTCCTGGGCTACCACGACTTCCTCGACGGCCTGACCCGCGGCGTCGCGGCGCACCACGCCGGGATGCTGCCGGCGTTCAAGCAGTGCGTCGAGGAGCTATTCCTGCGCGGGCTGTGCAAGGTCGTCTTCGCCACCGAGACCCTCGCGCTCGGCATCAACATGCCGGCGCGCACCGTGGTGATCGAGAAGCTCTCGAAGTGGAACGGCGAGACGCACGCCGACATCACGCCGGGGGAGTACACCCAGCTCACCGGCCGCGCCGGCCGCCGCGGCCTGGACACCGAGGGGCACGGCGTCGTGCTGTGGCAGCCGGGGATGAACCCGCGCGAGGTGGCCGGTCTCGCCTCGACGCGCACCTATCCGCTGCGCTCGTCGTTCCGGCCGTCGTACAACATGGCCGTCAACCTGGTGCACCAGTTCGGGCGGGACCGCTCGCGCGAGCTGCTGGAGCAGTCGTTCGCGCAGTTCCAGGCCGACAAGGCGGTCGTCGGGCTGGCCCGCCAGCTGCGCAAGGCCGAGGACGCGCTCGACGGCTACCGCGAGTCCGCGACCTGCCACCTGGGCGACTTCATGGAGTACGCCGCGCTGCGCCGGCGGATCTCCGATGTGGAGAAGGACGCCAACCGCGCCCGCAAGGCCGACCGGCGCGACGAGGCGCTGGAGTCGCTGCGCGCCCTGCGGCCCGGCGACGTGATCCAGGTGCCGACCGGCAAGTTCGCCGGGTACGCCGTCGTCGTCGACCCGGGCTGGTCCGAGGAGGGGCCGCGGCCCTACGTGGTGACCGCGGACCGCCAGGCCCGGCGGCTCGCGATGATCGACTTCTCGGCGCCGGTGCAGTCGCTGGGGCGGATCCGGATCCCGAAGAACTTCAACGGCCGCAACCCCCAGATGCGGCGCGACCTGGCGTCCGCGCTGCGCAGCCGCACGCACGACCTCGCGCCGCCGCCGCCCGGACGGCGTACCCCCGACCGCTCGGCGCTCGCGCGCTCGGCGGCCGACGACGAGGTCGCCGAGCTGCGCGCGCAGCTCAAGGCGCACCCCTGCCACGACTGCCCCGACCGCGAGGACCACGCGCGCTGGGCGGAGCGCTGGTTCAAGCTGCACCGCGACGCTCAGACGCTGAAGCGGCGCGTCGAGCAGCGCACGAACACCGTGGCGCGGCAGTTCGACAGGGTGTGCGAGGTGCTGACCGCGCTCGACTACCTCGACGGCGAGACCGTCACGCCGCGCGGGCGGCACCTGATGCGGCTCTACTCCGACATGGACCTGCTGGCCGCCGAGTGCATCCGCCAGGGCCTCTGGGACGACCTCGACCCCTCCGGGCTGGCCGCCGTGCTCTCGGTGCTGGTCTTCGAGGCTCGCCGCCCCGACGACGCGTCGTCCCCGCGCCTGCCGGGCGGCCAGGTGCGCGACACCATCGGCGCCATGGTCCGGCTGTGGGGCGACCTGGACCGGCTGGAGAAGGATCACAAGCTCGACTTCCTCCGCCAGCCCGACCTCGGCTTCGCCTGGATCGCCTACCGCTGGTCCGAGGGCGACGAGCTCGACGACGTCCTGGGCGCGAGCGAGCTCGCGGCCGGCGACTTCGTGCGCTGGATGAAGCAGCTGCTCGACCTCGCCGGCCAGGTCGCCGACGCCGCCGGCGACTCGCCGCTGCGCCAGACCGCCCGCGACGTCGTACGCCGGGTCCGCCGCGGAGTCGTCGCCTACTCCGGGCTTGCTGCCGACGACTGA
- a CDS encoding diacylglycerol kinase: MPREIALLTNPTAGNGRGARARAAVLPRLQDAGLLVRDLVGRDADEALDLARGAVADGVESLVVVGGDGMVHLGAQAAATSETSLGIIPAGTGNDTARYFDLPRRDPAAAADRVVAGRTRTIDLARSGSTYYVTVLCAGFDAIVNERANQMSWPRGQMRYNLATVAELRTFAPLSYTLEIDGVTLRTDAMLVAVGNGPSFGGGLRITEGARLDDGLLDVVIIKPISKAALVRTYPRLFKGTHTTHPAYEHHLAKSVTVAAPGIVSYADGERFGPLPLTVECAPGALTVLA; the protein is encoded by the coding sequence GTGCCTCGCGAGATTGCCCTGCTGACCAACCCCACCGCTGGCAACGGACGAGGTGCACGAGCCCGCGCCGCCGTCCTGCCGCGGCTGCAGGACGCGGGCCTGCTCGTGCGCGACCTCGTGGGCCGCGACGCCGACGAGGCGCTCGACCTGGCCCGGGGAGCGGTCGCCGACGGCGTGGAGAGCCTCGTGGTCGTCGGGGGCGACGGGATGGTGCACCTGGGCGCCCAGGCGGCCGCGACCAGCGAGACCTCCCTCGGCATCATCCCGGCGGGCACCGGCAACGACACGGCCCGCTACTTCGACCTGCCGCGCCGCGACCCGGCCGCGGCGGCCGACCGGGTGGTCGCCGGCCGCACCCGCACGATCGACCTCGCCCGCAGCGGCTCGACGTACTACGTCACGGTGCTGTGCGCCGGGTTCGACGCGATCGTCAACGAGCGCGCCAACCAGATGTCGTGGCCGCGCGGCCAGATGCGCTACAACCTCGCGACCGTGGCGGAGCTGCGCACCTTCGCGCCGCTGTCGTACACCCTGGAGATCGACGGCGTCACCCTGCGCACCGACGCGATGCTCGTCGCGGTCGGCAACGGCCCGTCCTTCGGCGGCGGCCTGCGGATCACCGAGGGCGCCCGGCTCGACGACGGCCTGCTCGACGTGGTGATCATCAAGCCGATCAGCAAGGCCGCGCTGGTGCGCACCTACCCCCGGCTGTTCAAGGGCACGCACACCACGCACCCGGCGTACGAGCACCACCTGGCGAAGTCGGTCACGGTGGCCGCGCCGGGCATCGTGTCCTACGCCGACGGCGAGCGGTTCGGGCCGCTGCCGCTGACCGTGGAGTGCGCACCGGGAGCGCTCACCGTCCTGGCTTAG
- the tatC gene encoding twin-arginine translocase subunit TatC, with protein MSISGIVSLFSGRPHHPVGDDGRMALTDHLRELRARLLRSAVVLLAVFVVALFFYDQLLELIRRPYDDARRALGEEVEAEIVINGVTAPLMLQLKLCGVAALVASSPYWLLQIWGFIVPGLHPSEKRWTRVFAAVAGPLFIAGVALGYWVLPKGVEVLIGFTPADVTNLQEFGEFFSFITRMLLVFGIALEIPLFVIMLNLAGVVSGKTIGRYRPWMVLGTFVFAAVATPSTDPFSMLMLAIPMLLLFFLAELVARLVDRSRGRGEGSTDQWSDDELSPI; from the coding sequence GTGTCGATCTCAGGGATCGTCAGCCTCTTCAGCGGCCGCCCGCACCACCCCGTGGGCGACGACGGCAGGATGGCGCTCACCGACCACCTGCGCGAGCTCCGCGCCCGGCTGCTGCGCTCGGCCGTCGTGCTGCTGGCGGTCTTCGTCGTGGCGCTGTTCTTCTACGACCAGCTGCTCGAGCTGATCCGGCGCCCGTACGACGACGCACGCCGCGCCCTCGGCGAGGAGGTCGAGGCGGAGATCGTCATCAACGGCGTCACCGCGCCGCTGATGCTCCAGCTCAAGCTGTGCGGCGTCGCGGCGCTGGTCGCGTCCAGCCCGTACTGGCTGCTCCAGATCTGGGGCTTCATCGTCCCGGGGCTGCACCCGAGCGAGAAGCGGTGGACGCGGGTCTTCGCCGCCGTTGCCGGGCCGCTGTTCATCGCCGGCGTGGCCCTGGGCTACTGGGTGCTCCCCAAGGGCGTGGAGGTCCTCATCGGCTTCACCCCCGCCGACGTCACCAACCTCCAGGAGTTCGGGGAGTTCTTCTCCTTCATCACCCGGATGCTGCTGGTCTTCGGCATCGCGCTGGAGATCCCGCTGTTCGTGATCATGCTGAACCTCGCCGGCGTCGTGTCCGGGAAGACGATCGGGCGCTACCGCCCCTGGATGGTCCTCGGCACCTTCGTCTTCGCGGCGGTCGCGACCCCCTCGACCGACCCGTTCTCGATGCTGATGCTCGCGATCCCGATGCTCCTGCTGTTCTTCCTCGCCGAGCTCGTCGCGCGCCTGGTGGACCGATCGCGCGGGCGCGGCGAGGGCAGCACCGACCAGTGGTCCGACGACGAGCTGTCCCCGATCTGA
- the tatA gene encoding Sec-independent protein translocase subunit TatA, protein MTPFAIGGLGTTELLIILAVLVLLFGASKLPELARGSGRALRIFKAETKGLMDDDEDPATKTPEQRELEARQAQVDAEAERRRRGDTTI, encoded by the coding sequence ATGACCCCGTTCGCAATCGGCGGCCTCGGCACGACCGAGCTGCTCATCATCCTGGCCGTCCTGGTCCTCCTGTTCGGTGCGTCGAAGCTGCCGGAGCTGGCCCGAGGCAGCGGGCGCGCGCTGCGCATCTTCAAGGCCGAGACCAAGGGCCTGATGGACGACGACGAGGACCCCGCCACCAAGACCCCCGAGCAGCGCGAGCTCGAGGCCCGGCAGGCGCAGGTGGACGCCGAGGCCGAGCGCCGCCGGCGCGGCGACACCACCATCTGA
- a CDS encoding helix-turn-helix transcriptional regulator: protein MSTAAGAKDQVARLLTLVPYLNARGPVRLEDAARDLGVGPKQLLSDLKVLLMCGLPGGYPDDLIDVDLDALQDPEGDGVIRVSNAEYLARPLRLTPTEATAVIVALRALRNGAERETREVVDRALAKLEAAAAEGTAAPRIDPGQDAGDPDLALLAQRLQGAADRRRQVALTYYVPSRDEESERRVDPRGVVTANGFAYLDAWCHSAEAPRLFRLDRISQATVLDDPIRSEPEPPRDLADGLFTRSEEVTRVTLRLEAPARWIVEYYPVEEVRPGPDGTTEVDLLVADERWLTRLLLRLAPHGSVVVPAELDASFRSAALETLRLYT from the coding sequence GTGAGCACCGCCGCCGGGGCGAAGGACCAGGTCGCCCGCCTGCTCACCCTGGTGCCCTACCTCAACGCCCGCGGCCCGGTCCGGCTCGAGGACGCCGCGCGCGACCTCGGCGTCGGCCCCAAGCAGCTGCTCTCCGACCTCAAGGTGCTGCTCATGTGCGGGCTGCCGGGCGGCTACCCCGACGACCTCATCGACGTCGACCTCGACGCGCTGCAGGACCCCGAGGGCGACGGCGTCATCCGGGTCTCGAACGCCGAGTACCTCGCCCGGCCGCTCCGGCTGACCCCTACGGAGGCGACCGCCGTCATCGTCGCGCTGCGGGCCCTGCGCAACGGGGCCGAGCGGGAGACCCGCGAGGTCGTCGACCGCGCGCTGGCCAAGCTGGAGGCGGCCGCCGCGGAGGGCACCGCCGCGCCGCGCATCGACCCGGGACAGGACGCCGGCGACCCCGACCTCGCCCTGCTCGCGCAGCGCCTCCAGGGGGCCGCCGACCGCCGCCGCCAGGTCGCGCTGACCTACTACGTCCCCTCGCGCGACGAGGAGTCCGAGCGGCGGGTCGACCCGCGCGGCGTGGTCACCGCCAACGGGTTCGCCTACCTCGACGCGTGGTGCCACAGCGCGGAGGCCCCGCGGCTCTTCCGCCTCGACCGGATCTCGCAGGCCACCGTGCTCGACGACCCGATCCGCTCCGAGCCCGAGCCGCCCCGCGACCTCGCCGACGGGCTGTTCACCCGCTCCGAGGAGGTCACCCGGGTGACCCTGCGTCTCGAGGCGCCGGCGCGCTGGATCGTGGAGTACTACCCCGTCGAGGAGGTCCGTCCGGGCCCCGACGGCACCACCGAGGTCGACCTCCTCGTCGCCGACGAGCGCTGGCTGACCCGGCTGCTGCTCCGGCTGGCCCCGCACGGGTCGGTCGTCGTCCCGGCCGAGCTCGACGCGTCGTTCAGGTCCGCGGCACTGGAGACGCTCCGGCTGTACACCTGA
- a CDS encoding helix-turn-helix transcriptional regulator has product MTVRKTERLLNLLIMLLVQRHFVAKDRIRSILYPGSSDEAFEKMFERDKEELRSLGVPIEVGSMDAYFDDEPGYRIRPDEFALPDVALLPDEAAVVGLATRVWQHARLAEATTDAVRKLTALGVDVDTSALDIVEPRLSADEPSFDVFWEATQERTPVEFDYARPGQDTVTTRHLQPWGVVRYAGRWYVVGLDTDRGEERVFRLSRVQGEARRAGEPGSYDVPPGTDVREVARRLAPAPTLEQATLLVRSGAGLTLRRGADHVETGVPGPDDRTSWDRVVTTRGALGLADEVLGYGADVCVEGPPELRDAVVARLRAAVGTVAS; this is encoded by the coding sequence ATGACGGTGCGCAAGACCGAGCGGCTGCTCAACCTGCTCATCATGCTGCTGGTCCAGCGCCACTTCGTGGCCAAGGACCGGATCCGCTCGATCCTCTACCCGGGCTCCTCCGACGAGGCGTTCGAGAAGATGTTCGAGCGCGACAAGGAGGAGCTGCGCAGCCTCGGCGTCCCGATCGAGGTGGGGTCCATGGACGCCTACTTCGACGACGAGCCGGGCTACCGGATCCGCCCCGACGAGTTCGCGCTGCCCGACGTCGCCCTGCTCCCCGACGAGGCCGCCGTCGTCGGCCTGGCCACCCGGGTCTGGCAGCACGCCCGGCTCGCCGAGGCCACCACCGACGCGGTGCGCAAGCTCACCGCCCTCGGGGTCGACGTGGACACCTCCGCCCTCGACATCGTCGAGCCCCGGCTGAGCGCCGACGAGCCGTCGTTCGACGTGTTCTGGGAGGCCACCCAGGAGCGCACCCCGGTCGAGTTCGACTACGCGCGCCCCGGCCAGGACACCGTCACCACCCGCCACCTCCAGCCCTGGGGCGTCGTCCGGTACGCCGGGCGCTGGTACGTCGTCGGGCTCGACACCGACCGCGGCGAGGAGCGGGTCTTCCGGCTCTCCCGCGTGCAGGGCGAGGCCCGGCGCGCCGGCGAGCCCGGGTCGTACGACGTCCCGCCGGGCACCGACGTCCGCGAGGTCGCCCGCCGGCTGGCCCCGGCGCCGACCCTGGAGCAGGCGACGCTGCTGGTGCGCTCCGGCGCCGGGCTGACGCTGCGCCGCGGGGCCGACCACGTCGAGACCGGCGTCCCCGGACCCGACGACCGCACCTCCTGGGACCGGGTCGTCACGACCCGTGGCGCGCTCGGGCTCGCCGACGAGGTGCTGGGGTACGGCGCCGACGTCTGCGTCGAGGGACCCCCCGAGCTCCGGGACGCCGTCGTCGCGCGGCTGCGCGCCGCGGTCGGGACGGTGGCGTCGTGA
- a CDS encoding FKBP-type peptidyl-prolyl cis-trans isomerase, with the protein MLPRLHRPLAALVPVLLLGLAACGDDDGTSPNAIDGLAGFDAVEISGEPGSKPTVTWKDQLEADDPEVEVLTEGDGEEVAAGDSVLANLWIGNGFSQEETYTTYGEGGAQELVLDEEQLAPIFLEALEGQTRGSRVAVVASAEEAFGEAGNPSLGIGNQDTVLMVVDLAPAPLAAPQGAKQQRAAWMPRLTAAKGAITGFDFTGTPEPTAKLQQGFLIKGDGPVVEKGQAITVDYLGQVYGGAKPFDESYSKEPTSFPIGTGGVIKGWDRALAGVPVGSRVVLAVPPDLGYGTEGNKQAGIKGTDTLYFVVDVLGAA; encoded by the coding sequence GTGCTCCCTCGTCTGCACCGGCCCCTGGCCGCCCTGGTTCCCGTCCTGCTGCTCGGCCTCGCGGCCTGCGGCGACGACGACGGCACCTCGCCCAACGCGATCGACGGCCTGGCCGGGTTCGACGCGGTCGAGATCAGCGGGGAGCCGGGCAGCAAGCCGACGGTGACCTGGAAGGACCAGCTCGAGGCCGACGACCCCGAGGTCGAGGTTCTCACCGAGGGCGACGGCGAGGAGGTCGCCGCCGGCGACTCCGTGCTCGCCAACCTCTGGATCGGCAACGGCTTCAGCCAGGAGGAGACGTACACGACGTACGGCGAGGGCGGCGCGCAGGAGCTGGTGCTCGACGAGGAGCAGCTCGCGCCGATCTTCCTCGAGGCCCTCGAGGGCCAGACCCGCGGCTCGCGGGTCGCCGTCGTCGCCTCCGCGGAGGAGGCGTTCGGCGAGGCCGGCAACCCCTCGCTGGGCATCGGCAACCAGGACACCGTCCTGATGGTCGTCGACCTGGCCCCGGCGCCGCTGGCGGCCCCGCAGGGCGCGAAGCAGCAGCGGGCCGCGTGGATGCCGCGCCTGACGGCCGCGAAGGGCGCCATCACCGGCTTCGACTTCACCGGCACCCCCGAGCCCACCGCGAAGCTGCAGCAGGGCTTCCTGATCAAGGGCGACGGGCCGGTCGTGGAGAAGGGCCAGGCGATCACCGTCGACTACCTCGGCCAGGTGTACGGCGGGGCCAAGCCGTTCGACGAGAGCTACTCCAAGGAGCCGACCAGCTTCCCGATCGGCACCGGCGGCGTCATCAAGGGCTGGGACCGGGCGCTCGCCGGCGTCCCGGTCGGCAGCCGGGTCGTCCTCGCGGTCCCGCCGGACCTCGGGTACGGCACGGAGGGCAACAAGCAGGCGGGCATCAAGGGCACCGACACGCTGTACTTCGTCGTCGACGTCCTCGGCGCCGCCTAG